The segment GTAGTATACATACATGCATTTATATAtgtgaaataaattaataataaataatcgTTATAAAAACCTATTTGGTTATACGTACATAATCTTTCTCTAAATCTCACATTTTCTTAAGCAAATATAAATTcttgtctttttaaaaaaaaatatctgcttgtcttttttttgtcggcaaTATCTGCTTGTCAAGCAAtgagttattaaaaaaaaatgagttatgttttttaaaaataaattttgggtAAATTGATAGTACTCTTAACAGTTGacaaaaatagtatttttaaaaatcgatCAATAAATAGAACGTAAACGAGTGTCAAATCAATCCGGGCGTGGCGGGTTGGGTTACTGGACACTCTGCATGACGAAggctattattatttttacgaTTTTACGCTAATAAACCAACCTTTgcgtgattttttttttttttttttcgtcaaggattatattaataatattgcaATGGGCCGAACCCAAAATTACACAGTCTAAGCCCACTATTACAAGGGCACAAGCCCATAACAAAAAGGCCACAAACCAGCCAGCTAAATGGGCCTACGCCTCAACCCAATATTGATCCGACGGCTTCGGCAGGACCACGCATCCAGTCCGCCTCAACAAGAACGATCTCCTCTGCAGTACGCCGTCGGCTCCACAACACCACCACTCGTTACGTCGGAGCTCAGAATCCTGCAGAGCCTCCGACTAAaccattttttctcttttacgCTTTGCTTCTGCTACAGAGAGAAGCCTCGATCCAATCGAGCTCTCAACTGATTCAGAAAACCGTAAACCAAACTGATCTTCTCCGCCATGTCTTCACGCCAGCGGTTTCCATCGATACCTCCGACTTTGAACCCCATCAAACACTGGACATGCGAAGCGATAACCACAACTTTTCTTCCTTTGACCCTCGTCACCGAAGCCGGAAAGCTTCATCGTCAACTGAGAAACCAACCGCCGTGACCCAAACACCATCTTAAACGGCACACCGCCGatgtaaaaaccaaaaaaaaataaaaaataaaaaaagaaaattggtaGCTTTAACCCAAAAGACCTCGGGTTCTTAAACGGCAGTGCGGAACTTTGTGAGCTTCCGCCCTCCGTGAACAAGAGCCGGCGAAGGCGAAGACAATAGAGACTCCCCTTCCCGGAAACCGAAGGCGGCGACGGTGGATCTGTGCAAGCCTCCACCTCCCGCAAAACCGACGCCGACGGATCTAGGTAAGCCTCCGTCCCTCGGAACACAACCGCTAAGCTTGCAAAACGCTCCCTCTCCGCCGAAAACCTTCAAACTGACGCGTCGTAACTCCAAGAGCCGATCCACCGACAAGGGTAGACGCAGAACCAGAGATCGGACAAGGCGTACGATGAGCGGACGGCAAAGGAGGAGCACATACGGATCCTTTGCGTGATTTTTTGGACTATCTTATTCActctttctatttttctttttattattctgtattatattttacaaatataaaatagctTCATGcactatataattataatatagtatatttttcaTCCAATAATATAAGAATTAAGAtacatatttttcttcttttcatagCTCATTGGTTGAACGAGTAAAAGATGACCCACGGTGTTCTCTGGACGGTAATGAAGCTGTTGgcctttctttttaaaataccATGATTTTCCCAATTTCTTACCAATTAAACTTTACGAAATGCAATTATCAACAGCGTaaaacagtttaaaaaaaaattatcaacagCTTTGTAtcagaaataaataaatgattaattAGCTGAAAAATACTAAAGAAGTTAATTACGCATTGAAGTAACGAGAATGTTGCATATAATTAATAGCTCATCACGTAAACTTTAATTACATCCAGACCTACTCACGATATATTTTACTTCTATTCTAAAGAGTttacataaaccaaaaaataacaaaaagatcGAGGAAATAATTAGAAGAGGTCAAACATCTGAAGCCCTACGTACATGTCAAAGCAAACATCAGAGATCGATGAATGGTCTTCTACTGTTATCTTGTGTATGAGTGCATattacattatattatataaagtaCTCTAGGGAGAAAGAGAAAGACAGAGCGTGATCACGGAGACAACAGGGCTTGTAGGCCAATGTCGTTGTGTTTTCTTGAAGGACCAGAAGCTGGAACAGGGAAGTGCCTTGGCAAGAACCCTAAGAAATGGCCTCTCCTCATAGTGTTTTTGTTGTGATCGTTATTGGGATTTGTATAGAAAACGCTTGATGGTGACGAGGCTCTTGAGGCGTCGCAGTGGAGAATGAAAAAGAAGCAGAGGATCATCAGAGGAAGAAGAGCTTGTGGGTTTACTAATGATCTTTTTCTCCAGTAATGTGGATATGTGGGAACCATTTTTAGGATTCAAATCTGAATCAGAGGAAGAGATCAATAGGTgtggtttttgtttgtttcagttttGGGGAAGTGGGTTTTGGCTGAGGATTTTCGATGGAGTAAAAGATGGCAAGTGGTACTGAGGTCAGCAGATACAGAGAGAGATGAGCTTTTGAAAGCAACCTCTTTTGAATAGGTCTCTCTTTGGCTGGAAACAATTATAATGGCCAACAGAACTAAATAAAGGTAAAGGGAACTGAACATAATTTATTGCATTATACTTTTTAAATCATGAgctgaaatatatattaacatataattataatCACTTgcgtaaatatatatattttttagaaaaaaatgtttctctTTTGCGTGGAAAATGTATCCCTTTttatataatagaaaaaatcATAGATTTGGAATTTATTCTTTTATATGCATGCAGTGTCAGGTGGCCCGGGGGGCATGAGAAGCAGACTATTAGGAAATAGATAGTATTAAAACGAAAAAGCGATAATATAGTATTTCTagacatgttttttttgaacagcttttagacatgtttaaacctttttatttctttaaaatttcaCTATGATACCATTTTTATGCTATAGCCTATATGTTACTTAAGAGTTCACTAAAAGGATTTTTCCACAATATCTGCTAATGTATTTGCCACACAGTTACCACTTCTAATCTCTCCATACCGAAAAGGTAAATGATTTGCCTTCAGCCAGTAGCTTTAAACGGTATGCTTATTTTTGTTGCAAACTTTAAAAAACGTATGTCGACATACTAAAACTAGTATACGTACTTCTTCTCACCGACTTCATGATGTCATTTGTCTCTCAGATTTTGTAAATTCAATGTAACGTGAACTTgtataagaaattaattatatacatcCGGCGTAGTGTCCTATCCTATGCATACGTTACTTATATCACACAATGTTTTGCAGAAAATTGTTGAAATAATGCATTAAAAGTTTGAAACATACAAATGGTCAGAGAATTAATAGTTTATAATAGGAATTTGGATGGTCAATAGAGAAAGGTTTTTGGGTCCTAGCTAGTCCCCAAAGTTAAGGTTAAgaagatagaaagtgggaaCAAGTTCCTCtgtcctttttattatattctcAGAGTCTGTTTCTTGTCTTTTGATTTTACTATAACTAATGTTGTTTTATTTGGTTAGTGCCACTTGTAGAGTCTGATGAGCCAACCATTTGCACAAGTGCTATTTCTTGTTGTCAACGATTAGACTCCAATTACTTAATTAACAAAGTTCATAATTTGACAAAGATAGAGAAACTTGGAACCGTTTGGCTTTATATATCCACTTAACAGTTAACACTATAAAGCATCAGCTCTCATAAAAACCGTATGAATTTCTCAAAAACTAATATACTGAAAGAAAATGTGTATGTACGTGAGGAATCATTTCTATTATAGATTTTACTTCTCTTGATTACATATAACTGTAACCAAAAGATTTCCCGTATATTAAGGAACAAAAGGATGATCTTTATTCCATAACATAAgcaaaaataaattgttatgGAATTATGTGTAATCGCACGCGAATGAATTATCAGTATACATTATGTAACTTTACGGTTCCTCATCTTTTCCTCATCATCTTTCGTAATTACACGTAGCGTGTGAATATATTCATCATTAGcaatttataaactttattctattaaaaaagtTCTTTAAAGAATCACTCGATTCTGACCATTTCAAATGGTggctatatttttgttttagttttttaaaaattttaatttttatatttgagattttttattatcttatttatatttaatattaatttaatttgatataataatgttttaaataaataaaatacatagttgGATATAACACTTATTAATATaccatttaattttatattatagtattttaaataaataaaatatataattagatatAATACTTATCAATATGTCATGTTACTAATAGAacaaattctattaaaaatttataatatcagtGTCTTACAATACTGCCTAGTGCCGAATATGAGTTGTATAAGAAAAGCTGGTCGTACAAAGAATTCGCTACAAAAGTTCTAGAATCTGATAAATTTGCTACAAAAGTTCTAGAAATTCTTCATACAACTCACAAAAAATTGAATCTGATGTTGACTTTGGATAGGAACATGACTTTTTATATGGCATTGTATATGTTCAGAGTagtaatctatcttattaaaacagaagcacAAAGTTGGACCTAACTTATTTCTAggtagaaaatttaaaaataactatacaATATAATTAAGTCAACTAAATCAAactatatcatataattaagtCTAATACATTtactaataataacaaaaagccTAACATATAGCCTATTTATATGGTAAGACTATATATCGTGATTATTAATGATAAGATTTCCAAAACGATTTTTATGGTAAGTAGTTTCTGAGTATCCACAAAAGCAATATTCATGGCTATAATACTAGATCTTCTGAAAATTAAGAAATGATAAAAATGAAATCCCTAATTtcatgaaaactatataatctaAGTCGGTGTTCAAAAAATAGGTATTTGATTTAAAACGAAACccgtaatttcaaatttatcattagatattaaatatttattaatattaatacttttaatttattacataatctAACATAGAGATATgacataaaaatatgataagatTTAAGttaataagtatttaaatatctaatgctaaatttgaaattaactttaaaaattaaaaattaaaaatttaaatcaaattggaTGATTCATCGGTTCAACGGGTTCCTTTGTGGTTTAGCATTTTTGCTGGTTTATCGggttttaaaataatgatatttctTAAAATTCTAACTGTATTACATCTCGGATCACCTGTTCAATCGCAGATTTATGTCgggtttaaaaatattgatttaaatacaaaaatatttaaaatagacaaAAATCTTACAAATTAATATCATTATTAATAATGTTGTTGATAAAAATTCATCATAAAATATCCCGCGGTTTCAAaccgcgggtcaaaatctagtctgtGTTATTTTATTAGCATCGCAATAACTCCGTAGTTATACAAGGAAAATATCCTATATCGGTAAAGACTAGGACCTGTTACATAATTATCTACATAGATTTAAGAATTATTCAATActggctgacaaaaaaaaagaattattcaatcgcaaaaatgtgttttccTACACTATATCTAGTAATAAaagtttttagatttaaattatatttaaaataaaattttgttaatcttttagattttattatttgcttacaatgttttatttaaattttatttaactaaacgtaaaaataaatataaaagaaatactgacaaaaaaatatttttattttaaatttataagaatatatatgtgtatgcttaaaattataatcttgaataattttcttttatatatttatttttgttaaaatattaaatacaattgtataaaattaagagaaaatttgttagatatataattatcaaaacgtAAAGgtaaattgtattttttaaaatttttgatatgCAGAGGAAACTAGTGGTATAAGGATTAATataattacaatttaaaaaactCTATAACTTTTTGAAGATTTATctagtaataaaaataataattgtaaaagaattaaatataattcgaaatttataaatatttttatatttttatttatactattatgtTATTTAGTGTTATATTCTTTTTGATTCGGTTAAAAATAATGAACATATAACTAATTCTAAAATGGATATATTTTCcagttttatgtatatatatattaatcatttttatttttcaagtattaaatttttttattcataatatataattatttagttatcaGATTTTATTAGACAGGCACatttatatttagtaatattactgttttacattattttcttgtttttatgtgttttcaatttttaaaatttatttatgaaaaatatatggttaaaatttcatattttagcGATATACAACATAATGGCTGAGCAATTTATCTTACCAAAAATGACTGAGCAATTTATCTTACCAAAAATGGCTGAGCAATTTCATATATTGCTCGATAAAACAAATCAGATTTCAAATACTTTCAAAATTATGGATAATATGATCTGTGTCTATTCCTACAACATATATTGTCATATTCACAGGATACACTATTAActggtaaaaaaataatataatcatgAAATAATGCATATATAATGTGTGTTTTAatgtataaacaaaatattactcCATCTTTATGGAATGAAGCGATTACTTGTTTTTTACCCATTTCACATTTGTAGTTCTCTGtagcactatatatatatatatatattatatatatatatttttttttttttttgttatcaaacaCACAGACTCATATAAACTCTGCACACCAAACTGGGAgttctgcatccatgtgaacgatgAAAGACGATTGTTATCTGGCACtacgtgctaaacgatccgcccttAAATTATCCGTATATGGAACATGAATGATTTGTGAACTCTGGAAACTGCTTTGTAGACTTttaatatcctccagataaTTTGCAAATGCCAGCCACTCTTCTGATTCcaaaaccatcttcaccaactgagaacaatccgttgcaaacgtaacctgaaactgTCGTAGATTtttcatacactccattgcccaaatcaaagCCTCCACCTCCGAGTGAAAGGGAGATAAACTGGCCCGAACATTTCGTGCCCCCATTATCCCCTGAAAGCCTTCTAGAGTACTATACCAACCTTGTCCCGAAAAAGGATCCTTatccttccacgaaccatctaaaaagcaccATCTCCCTGGAATTGTGACATGTTGAATTACTTGTGGCGGTAATGATCTTCTTACATTTAACTCTTGTGCCGCGACCCACATGGTAGATTCTGTTTCAGCCAATTTTAAAGTATCTTGTGGATCCACATCCAGATTACTAAACACCTTATTGTTCCgtgccttccaaatataccataaaatcCAAACAAATTGATGATCATTCATCTTTGGTAAAACTCTCCAGAATAAATGGTCTATATTAGTAAACAACGCTTCCGAAGGAAATACATCTGGATTTGTTGATATCTTTGATAGTGCCCATATCTATCGAGCTGGGGAACACTCAAAAAAGACATGGTTTAGAGATTCCTCAGCATGCCCACATCTATTACACCCAATATCCCCTTGCAACCCTCTTGCTTTTAGGTTCTTTCTGGCAGCAATACACCCTGATACAATCTGCCATAAAAAATGCTTCATTTTTGGTGGGCACCTCATCTGCCAACACTGAGCTTTCAAAACTTCTACGGCCAAAATAATCGGCGGTTTTCCTTTATCTGGGtagattctttcgacgtcgtaaCCTGATTTAACCGTGTATCTTCCATTTTTAGTGAAATACCAACCATCCTTATCGTCCATATTAACTCTGCTAAGTGGTATTCTTTCAATAATCTTCGCATCCCGCGGGTCCACCAAATCCTGAATTGCCTGTGAGTTCCAATTCCTAGAACCTGGGATAATAAGAGAGTCCATCGTAAATTCCGGAAACAGATTgtgttgatttttgtttgctggtctcgggcgagtggttgggagccagggatcattccatactgaaatGGATGccctgttcccacccttttaattagtcctttgctaaccagagatctagctgataCAATACTCCGCCAGCCGTATGATGGGGAGTAAGAGCGGAtcggttccaggggtgaagcgTTCCTGAAATACCGACCCTTAAAAACTCTAGAAAAAAGAGTTGTCGGTTTATTTATTAGCCGCCAAAGTTGCTTTTCAAGCATTGCCatattaaaattcataatatctttGAAACCCAGTCCACCCTCTTTCTTGGGAAGACACATTTTGTCCCATGATTTCCAGTGTAAACTTTAGTACTTCCCCCGGAACTCCACCAAAATTTTGCTACTGTGCTTGTCAGCTTTTATACAGTTGTCTGTGGTAGTCGATAGCACGACATTACATGATTTGGTAGCGCCGTAACCACCAACTTAATAAccacttctttttcttctttagtGAAATATTTAAAAGTCCACTCATTGATCCTGGTATCTAGCCGATCTTGGACAAAGCCAAATATTTGGACTTTGGATCCTCCTATATTTTCCGGTAGTCCCAGGTAAGATCCCATGCCACCTATATTTTGTATACCAATATATCACGCATTTCCTGTCTCCTGGATTCTTCAATTTTGTGTCCAAATTGGATTGATgatttttggaaatttatcAATTGACCTGAAACTGCCTCATAGTcctttaaaatttttagtatAGTTTCGCATTTATCCTTTTGtgccttacaaaagaaaagactgtCGTCCGCAAACAGTAGATGAGATATTGATGGACAAGCTCTCGCTACTTTCATTCCCGTTAATTGTTTCCCTTGTTCCACTTTCTTAATGTTTGCAACCAGTGCCTTAGTACACATGATAAATAGATATGGGGATAGCGGGTCCCCTTGTCTAAGGCCCCTGTGTGGAGTTATAAGTCCCTTTGGTTTCCCATTTAACAGTACCCGATACTGAACTGAGGAAATACATTCCATCATTAGCTTCGTCCAATGTGGATCAAAGCCCAGTTTGTTGAGTAATGCTTGAATAAAATCCCATTCCACCCTATCATATGCCTTACTCATGTCCGTTTTTATCGTCATATACTTATTTTGACAAGATTTATTTGTCCTCAAACCATGAAACATCTCTTGTGTTATTAGAATATTATCTGAGATCAACCTCTCCGGTAAGAATGCCGACTGTGTTTCCGATATCAACTTTGGTAGACACACTTTCAGCATCTCACATAATACTTTTGATATAATCTTATACCCCACATTGCAGAGGCTAATAGGTCTTAACTATGTCATCCTTGTAGGTTTCTCCGTTTTCGAGATCATACAAATATTAGTAAGATTTAGCCTTGAATTCATTTCTCCTGTAGTTAAAAAACTATTCACCAATTCCACCAGGTCATCCTTAATAATATGCCAAGATACCTGAAAAAATAAGGCAGTCATTCCATCTGGTCCAGGTGCTTTTTCCGGGTGCATCATAAATAGAGCTTGCCTCACTTCCTCCTCTGTTGCTACCTTTAAAAGGCGTTGATTCATCTGGAGGGAAATGGATGGTGTTATTTCCTCGAGAAAATTATCAAATTCAGAGGGACCAGTTGAAGTAAAAAGATTCCCAAAATAATCCACCGCCACCTTTTCCACCCCATCTACCTCTGTTATCCAATTTCCTGTCTCATCATATAGACCCACAATTCTATTACGAATTCGTCTTTGCCTTGTTAAAGCATGATAAAAATTGGTATTTAGATCCCCCGATGAGTACCACATATTTCGGCTTTTCTGATGCCAATACTCCTCTTCATCCTTATATGCATCTTGCAGTTTCTTTGAAATTTCTATAATTTCTTCTTGTGTCCTAGAATCATCAGTTTGTACCTCTTCCAATACTTTCTGAAGGTCTGCAATTTTTTCTTTCCCATATGGTGGATTATCCTTTCTCCATGCCGCAATATCATGTTTACAATTACTAATTTTGGATACAATATCTTGTGAAGATCCATTATTATTCTCATGCCATCCTGAGGCAATCGATTCTAGCAGCTCTTCTTGTCCTATCCATCGTTTATCAAACCGGAATTGTCCTTTTCTCCTGCGTACTTTATCCTCAATAAAAACAACTATTGGCCGATGATCAGACCCTACCATCCCCAAATACTCCGTATAGGAAACCGGAAAAAGAGTATGCCATTCCTCATTAGCTAAAGCACGATCCAGTCGGCATCTGATCATAAAAGCTCCTTTGCCTTTTCCTCTCTACCTTGCCACGACATTTTATTTCCCCTTGCCGGGAATTCTAATAAATCGTTATTCCTTATCATATCGTTGAAAGGGAGAAATGAATTAGCGCTCTTTAAAGCTCCTCCCTCCTTTTCGTGATTACCGGTAATCTTATTCAAATCCCCAATTATGAACCATGATTCCGATCTTGCCAGTCCATATCGTGTTAAACGTTCCCACACTTGTTCTCGCAATTTTTGTACCGGGTCACCGTatacaaaagttaaaaaaatctttttaccCAGGGTGACTGCTTCTACATCTATCATTCTGTTACTCGTATATCCAACCTGAACTTGAAATTCATGATTATAAAACAGAGCTAATCCTCCACTTCTTCCATTCGGATCCACTGTGACCAGGTTGTCATAACCAAATGTACCTGTAAATCTTGTACGAAGTCTGCATCTTTTTGGTTTCAAAGAGAAACAGAAAATCTGGTTTATATTTGTACCATATTTCCCGAAATAATTTATTGTCTACTTACTTCTCATTTCcctacaatatatttatttgcaAAGGAAAAAAGGTTCTTTGCATATAAGATTATTTCCAACCCTATTCTATATagatattgatattttaaaagaatacaTTAGATTAAAGTCCATTTCTattatactttttttatttgaaaaatagaaatagCATACATCGGAGATAGGCCAAGGGCAAACGAAATCATCACCTATCAAGAACAATAATGGATGAAAATCATGAAATGAAGGAGATGATGACTGAGTTAATTTATTAAAGGTGAGATCATAGAAATTGGCGCAGATTTTTACCGATCTGCCATAATTGCTGACTGTAGACAATGATGCACATTCGCATCATTATGTTTTAACTTTCCCTCGTACAGTCTTACCAATACGTAAATTATCAAGTTTAATTATATGCTCACGAGTTAAAATACACTCAATTCATTCGTCTGAGATAACACTACAAGGATTCTAGAAAATTATTAAACCGAGAAAAATTATTCCAAATTAAATGATACTACTAACTACCATTCATTACACTATAAAAACACGGACGTGctatattttcaaaatgtatCTGTCAAGTTCTAGTAAAAGCTTTtacggaaaaaaaaagttctagtAAAAGTTCTGATTAAGCTTAATTAGCATaaataaacggagaagatcaTGAGTAATAGCCGAACTTATCCACccaaattactaaaactaaataatttgtAATCAGCACCCAAGTTTGATTTTCTATAAGACTATTTCCATCTCAcctctattttgttttttttaagttaaagaTATTTATTATAGTGATGGATTTGTTACAATTTATACCTATATAACAGAGttcttatatttatagaaaatatatgaaGAT is part of the Raphanus sativus cultivar WK10039 chromosome 5, ASM80110v3, whole genome shotgun sequence genome and harbors:
- the LOC108860005 gene encoding protein IDA-LIKE 4 is translated as MVPTYPHYWRKRSLVNPQALLPLMILCFFFILHCDASRASSPSSVFYTNPNNDHNKNTMRRGHFLGFLPRHFPVPASGPSRKHNDIGLQALLSP